The following is a genomic window from Geoalkalibacter halelectricus.
TCCTGCACCGAAAGCAGCCGCAGAATCTCGCGGCGCGCCTCGCCGACGGTCAGGGGAATGTGGTGCAGCTTGACGTGGTCGCGCGTCTTGAGGATGTTCATCAACTCGGCGATGAGCGGCAGGTGCAGCTTGGCTTTCTCGATGGCCTCGGGGTCGCCGAACACCTGCCCCGGAGTGCCGAAGCGCAGCACCCGGCCCTTGCTGAGGATGGCGATCTTGCTCATGAACAGAGGCACCAGATCAACCACGTGGGTGGCCATGATCATGGTCACGCCCTGTTTCTTGTTGAGGTCTTCGAGCAGGTGCATGAGGGAGTGCACGCCCATGGGATCGAGGCCCGCCGTCGGTTCGTCGAGAACGATGACCTGCGGCGTCATGGCCAGGATGCCGGCGATGCAGATGCGTTTTTTCTGGCCGTGGGAGAGGGCGTGAATGGATTTGCGCGCGTATTCCTCCATGCCCACCCGATGCAGGGCTTCATGCACGCGCTCCTTGATCTGCTGCGGCGCCAGGCCCATGTTGGTGGGACCGAAGGCGACGTCCTCCTCTACGGTGGAGGCGAACAGCTGATCGTTGGGATCCTGAAAAACGATGCCGATGCGGCTGAACACTTCGCGCTCGGAGACGCTTTCGATGGCCTTGTCGTCGAACAGCACCCGCCCCAGGGTGGGACGCAGCAGGCCGTTGAGATGCTTGATCAGGGTGGTTTTGCCGCTGCCGTTGGAACCGAGCACGGCCAGAAACTCGCCTGCCTCGATCTCCAGGTCGATGCCGTTGAGGGCCGGGGTGCCGTCCTCATAGGTGAAATGCAGGTTTTCGATCTTGAGCAGGGGCATTGGGGAAAACCGTTATTGGTCCTTGGTTCTTTGTCCTTGGTGGAGAGGCAAAGGCCGAGGTTAAAAAAATCAGCGGAGGGCGAAAATCGCCAGTAGCAACAAAAGGCCGAGGGTCAGGGCGAGCCAGTCGCGCTTTGGGACGGGGCGCAGGGTGACGCCGGTCAGGGCGCCCTGGTAGCCGCGGCACAGCATGGCGGCGAAATTGCGCTCGGCGCGATCGAAGGTGCGCAGGATCAGCATGCCGCCCAAAATTCCGGAAGAACGCACGCCGGCGCGCAGGCTGGTGAAGCCCAGGCGGCTTTTCTGCGCGTTGCGGATGCGCACGCCTTCCTCCAACAAAAGAAAGATATAACGATACATGATCATGGCCAGTTCCACCAGCACCGGTGGGCAGCGGAAAAAACGCGCGGCGCGCAGCAGTTCGGGCAGCGGGGTGGTCAGAGCGAAAAACAGCAGCACGCCCATGCCGCCGAGGATGCGCACGGCCAACTCCAGGCCGCGCAGCAGAGCGCCGCTGGTCAGGCTCCATTCCCAGCCGAGAAGGGGCAGCCGCAGCAGCTCCGTTCCCTGCTGCACCCAGAACAGTTGGGTCACCAGGGCCACCAGGGCGATGAGGGCCGGCACCGCCATGCGCCGGGCGAAAGCGCGCATTGGGACTCCGGCTGCCGCCACCAGGCATGAGGCCGTGAAAAACAGCAGCAGCGGTGCGCGTAGCCCGCCCGCGGTGAGGTTGACGATCAGGGCCGCGACCAGCAACACCAGCTTGATGCGGC
Proteins encoded in this region:
- the cbiQ gene encoding cobalt ECF transporter T component CbiQ, which codes for MSGAHHFIDAQGDSRRLLVALDGRIKLVLLVAALIVNLTAGGLRAPLLLFFTASCLVAAAGVPMRAFARRMAVPALIALVALVTQLFWVQQGTELLRLPLLGWEWSLTSGALLRGLELAVRILGGMGVLLFFALTTPLPELLRAARFFRCPPVLVELAMIMYRYIFLLLEEGVRIRNAQKSRLGFTSLRAGVRSSGILGGMLILRTFDRAERNFAAMLCRGYQGALTGVTLRPVPKRDWLALTLGLLLLLAIFALR
- a CDS encoding energy-coupling factor ABC transporter ATP-binding protein, which gives rise to MPLLKIENLHFTYEDGTPALNGIDLEIEAGEFLAVLGSNGSGKTTLIKHLNGLLRPTLGRVLFDDKAIESVSEREVFSRIGIVFQDPNDQLFASTVEEDVAFGPTNMGLAPQQIKERVHEALHRVGMEEYARKSIHALSHGQKKRICIAGILAMTPQVIVLDEPTAGLDPMGVHSLMHLLEDLNKKQGVTMIMATHVVDLVPLFMSKIAILSKGRVLRFGTPGQVFGDPEAIEKAKLHLPLIAELMNILKTRDHVKLHHIPLTVGEARREILRLLSVQDVIARV